The following are encoded together in the Salmonella enterica subsp. enterica serovar Choleraesuis genome:
- the ubiG gene encoding ubiquinone biosynthesis O-methyltransferase codes for MNAEQTSKHQNVDKEEIAKFEAVASRWWDTEGEFKPLHRINPLRLDYINTRCGGLFGKKVLDVGCGGGILSESMAREGANVTGLDMGAEPLTVARLHSLESGIKVDYVQQTVEEHASLHPAGYDVVTCMEMLEHVPDPQSVVEACARLVKPGGHVFFSTLNRNGKSWLFAVVGAEYLLRMVPKGTHDVKKFIKPAELLGWVDGTGLATRHMIGLHYNPLTNHFRLAPGVDVNYMVHTENRG; via the coding sequence ATGAACGCCGAGCAAACATCCAAGCACCAGAACGTCGACAAGGAAGAAATAGCTAAATTTGAAGCGGTGGCCTCCCGTTGGTGGGATACCGAAGGTGAGTTTAAGCCGCTGCATCGCATCAATCCTCTGCGTCTGGACTATATCAACACTCGCTGTGGCGGGCTGTTCGGTAAAAAAGTGCTGGATGTCGGCTGCGGTGGCGGCATTCTCAGCGAAAGCATGGCCCGGGAAGGCGCAAATGTCACCGGGCTGGATATGGGCGCCGAACCATTGACTGTAGCGCGTCTGCACTCGCTGGAAAGCGGAATAAAAGTTGATTACGTTCAGCAAACCGTTGAGGAGCATGCCAGCCTGCACCCTGCCGGTTACGATGTAGTGACCTGCATGGAAATGCTGGAGCACGTCCCCGACCCGCAATCGGTGGTGGAAGCCTGCGCCCGGCTGGTAAAACCTGGCGGCCATGTCTTCTTCTCTACGCTTAACCGTAATGGCAAATCCTGGCTGTTCGCCGTGGTGGGTGCGGAGTACCTGCTACGCATGGTGCCGAAGGGCACTCACGATGTGAAAAAATTTATTAAACCGGCGGAATTACTGGGCTGGGTGGACGGTACCGGGCTGGCAACCCGCCATATGATAGGCCTGCACTATAACCCGCTTACTAATCACTTCCGCCTGGCTCCAGGGGTCGATGTGAATTATATGGTTCACACCGAAAATCGCGGCTGA
- the gyrA gene encoding DNA gyrase subunit A, with protein MSDLAREITPVNIEEELKSSYLDYAMSVIVGRALPDVRDGLKPVHRRVLYAMNVLGNDWNKAYKKSARVVGDVIGKYHPHGDSAVYDTIVRMAQPFSLRYTLVDGQGNFGSIDGDSAAAMRYTEIRLAKISHELMADLEKETVDFVENYDGTEHIPDVMPTRIPNLLVNGSSGIAVGMATNIPPHNLTEVINGCLAYMDDEDISVEGLMEHIPGPDFPTAAIINGRRGIEEAYRTGRGKIYIRARAEVEADAKTGRETIIVHEIPYQVNKARLIEKIAELVKDKRVEGISALRDESDKDGMRIVIEIKRDAVGEVVLNNLYSQTQLQVSFGINMVALHHGQPKIMNLKDIISAFIRHRREVVTRRTIFELRKARERAHILEGLAIALANIDPIIELIRQAPSPAEAKAGLIAKAWELGTVSAMLERAGDDAARPEWLEPEFGIRDGKYHLTEQQAQAILDLRLQKLTGMEHEKLLDEYKQLLELIAELLHILGSAERLMEVIREEMELIREQFGDQRRTEITANTADINIEDLITQEDVVVTLSHQGYVKYQPLSDYEAQRRGGKGKSAARIKEEDFIDRLLVANTHDTILCFSSRGRLYWMKVYQLPEASRGARGRPIVNLLPLEQDERITAILPVREYEEGVNVFMATASGTVKKTALTEFSRPRSAGIIAVNLNEGDELIGVDLTRQDDEVMLFSALGKVVRFRQDAVRAMGRTATGVRGIRLTETDSVVSLIVPQGDGAVLTVTQNGYGKRTSLSEYPTKSRATQGVISIKVTERNGNVVGAVQVDDCDQIMMITDAGTLVRTRVSEVSIVGRNTQGVILIRTAEDEHVVGLQRVAEPVDDEELDSIDGSAAEGDEDIAPEAESDDDAADDADE; from the coding sequence ATGAGCGACCTTGCCAGAGAAATTACACCGGTCAACATTGAGGAAGAGCTGAAAAGCTCCTATCTGGATTATGCGATGTCGGTCATTGTTGGCCGTGCGCTGCCGGATGTCCGAGATGGTCTGAAACCGGTTCACCGTCGCGTACTTTACGCCATGAACGTATTGGGCAACGACTGGAACAAAGCCTATAAGAAATCCGCCCGTGTCGTTGGTGACGTAATCGGTAAATACCATCCTCATGGTGATTCTGCGGTTTATGACACTATTGTCCGTATGGCCCAGCCATTCTCGCTGCGCTATACCCTGGTCGACGGCCAGGGGAACTTCGGTTCTATCGACGGTGACTCCGCCGCAGCAATGCGTTATACCGAGATCCGCCTCGCGAAGATTTCCCACGAGCTGATGGCAGACCTGGAAAAAGAAACCGTGGATTTCGTCGAGAACTACGACGGCACGGAACACATTCCAGACGTTATGCCGACCAGAATTCCTAACCTGCTGGTTAACGGTTCATCCGGTATCGCCGTAGGTATGGCGACCAACATTCCGCCGCATAACCTGACTGAGGTTATCAACGGCTGCCTGGCTTATATGGATGATGAAGACATCAGCGTCGAAGGGCTGATGGAACACATTCCGGGGCCAGACTTCCCAACGGCAGCGATCATTAATGGTCGTCGCGGTATCGAAGAGGCTTATCGTACCGGTCGCGGTAAAATTTATATCCGCGCTCGCGCCGAAGTTGAAGCCGATGCCAAAACCGGTCGTGAAACGATTATCGTTCACGAAATTCCGTACCAGGTGAACAAAGCTCGCCTGATCGAGAAAATCGCCGAGCTGGTCAAAGATAAACGCGTTGAAGGTATCAGCGCCCTGCGCGATGAGTCCGATAAAGACGGGATGCGTATCGTCATCGAAATCAAACGCGATGCGGTGGGCGAGGTGGTTCTGAACAACCTTTACTCCCAGACTCAGCTCCAGGTTTCCTTCGGTATCAATATGGTGGCCCTGCACCACGGCCAGCCGAAGATAATGAACCTGAAGGATATTATCTCTGCGTTTATTCGTCACCGCCGTGAGGTTGTGACCCGTCGCACTATCTTCGAACTGCGCAAGGCTCGCGAGCGCGCGCATATCCTCGAAGGTCTGGCGATTGCGCTGGCGAACATCGATCCTATTATCGAGCTGATTCGTCAGGCTCCGTCTCCGGCTGAAGCGAAAGCAGGCCTTATCGCTAAAGCCTGGGAGCTGGGTACGGTTTCCGCCATGCTGGAACGTGCCGGTGATGACGCCGCGCGTCCTGAGTGGCTGGAGCCAGAGTTCGGGATCCGCGACGGCAAATATCACCTCACCGAGCAGCAGGCTCAGGCTATTTTGGATCTGCGTTTGCAGAAACTGACCGGCATGGAGCACGAGAAGCTGCTGGATGAGTACAAGCAGCTGCTGGAACTGATTGCCGAATTACTGCACATCCTGGGCAGCGCTGAACGCCTGATGGAAGTTATCCGCGAAGAGATGGAACTGATTCGCGAGCAGTTTGGCGACCAGCGTCGCACCGAGATCACCGCTAACACCGCCGATATCAACATTGAAGACCTGATTACTCAGGAAGATGTTGTGGTAACGCTGTCTCATCAGGGGTACGTCAAGTACCAGCCTCTGTCTGACTACGAAGCCCAGCGTCGCGGTGGTAAAGGGAAATCTGCAGCACGTATTAAAGAAGAAGACTTTATCGACCGCCTGCTGGTGGCCAATACTCACGACACCATTCTGTGCTTCTCCAGCCGTGGTCGTCTGTACTGGATGAAGGTTTACCAGCTGCCGGAAGCGAGCCGTGGCGCGCGCGGTCGTCCTATCGTGAACCTGCTGCCTCTGGAGCAGGATGAGCGTATTACCGCAATTCTGCCGGTACGCGAATACGAAGAGGGCGTAAACGTCTTTATGGCTACCGCTAGCGGTACCGTGAAGAAAACTGCGCTGACTGAGTTTAGCCGTCCGCGTAGCGCAGGTATCATCGCCGTTAACCTTAACGAAGGCGATGAGCTGATTGGCGTTGACCTGACTCGTCAGGACGATGAAGTTATGCTGTTCTCTGCGCTGGGTAAAGTCGTGCGCTTCCGTCAGGATGCGGTACGTGCCATGGGTCGTACTGCGACCGGTGTGCGCGGTATTCGCCTGACCGAAACCGACAGCGTTGTCTCCCTCATCGTTCCTCAGGGCGATGGTGCAGTACTGACCGTGACTCAGAACGGCTATGGTAAACGTACCAGCCTGTCTGAGTATCCGACTAAATCGCGCGCCACTCAGGGGGTTATCTCCATTAAAGTGACCGAGCGTAACGGTAATGTTGTTGGTGCGGTGCAGGTAGATGACTGCGACCAGATTATGATGATTACCGATGCCGGAACCCTGGTTCGTACCCGCGTATCGGAAGTTAGCATTGTTGGCCGTAACACTCAGGGTGTGATTCTTATCCGTACGGCGGAAGATGAGCACGTTGTTGGTCTGCAGCGCGTCGCCGAACCGGTTGATGACGAAGAGCTGGACAGCATCGACGGCAGCGCCGCAGAAGGTGATGAAGACATCGCACCAGAAGCGGAAAGCGATGATGATGCTGCGGATGATGCAGACGAGTAA
- the rcsC gene encoding sensor histidine kinase RcsC translates to MARSATLKHFVSFHATLKVSRYMFRALALVTWLFIALVSVFYIVNVLHSREADIRQEFAASFDQAQRYIQRTADVVKELRYIAENRLSSDGRALPKLPADDDDTPSTPDFSPLFPGENCDIQTRSWHGSLQSLAWFIRYWRDNFSASYDLNRVFLIDSQSQCVADFGLRNMPLERESTRQVLHDRILKYRNMPIDERSGSLYWISPGPRPGMGYFYALTPVYLSGNQQAMLGIEQTIRMDNFMTPGSLPIGITLFDDNGQRLLSMTGGAAPIDADAHWMQERSWFGYSSGFKALIMKKSLPPSSLNVVYSVPVDIVLERVRMLILNAVLLNLIAAALLFTLVRMYERRILIPAERDAQRLGEHEQFNRKIVASAPVGICILRTLDGTNILSNELAHNYLNMLTHEDRQRLTKLISDQQVNVVDVLTSNNTHLQISFVHSRYRNENVAICVLVDVSARVKMEESLQGMAQAAEQASQSKSMFLATVSHELRTPLYGIIGNLDLLQTKELPKGVDRLVTAMHNSSSLLLKIISDILDFSKIESEQLKIEPRPFAPREVMNHIAANYLPLVVRKQLGLYCFIEPDVPQTLDGDPMRLQQVISNLLSNAIKFTDVGCIILHVSADEFYLRIEVRDTGVGIAAKEVVRLFDPFFQVGTGVQRNFQGTGLGLAICEKLINMMDGDIAVDSEPGMGSRFTIRIPLYQASEQGSEAALSGKVCHLAVRNAWLNSYLNRLLKYNNITVADASLLPAPDDVLITDQAPPQNWPGLACIEFSRRHIGAAVEREPGHWLMSVAAGYELATVLGRIYAVPVTAGSTMPQLPVANEVQEQHDDLLILVVDDHPINRRLLADQLGSLGYQCKTANDGVDALSVLEKHAIDIVLTDVNMPNMDGYRLTQRIREMGMTLPVIGVTANALAEERQRCLESGMDSCLSKPVTLDVIRSTLAGWVKKVRASRADEQKT, encoded by the coding sequence ATGGCTCGCAGTGCCACCTTGAAACATTTTGTCTCTTTCCACGCCACCCTCAAGGTGTCGCGTTATATGTTCCGGGCGCTGGCGCTGGTTACCTGGCTGTTTATCGCTCTGGTATCGGTGTTTTACATCGTTAACGTGTTGCACAGCCGGGAAGCCGATATTCGTCAGGAATTTGCGGCCAGTTTCGACCAGGCCCAGCGCTATATCCAGCGCACAGCCGATGTGGTGAAAGAGCTGCGCTATATCGCTGAAAACCGCTTGAGCAGTGATGGTCGCGCGCTGCCCAAATTACCTGCAGATGATGACGATACTCCCTCGACGCCAGATTTTTCTCCGCTATTTCCCGGTGAGAACTGTGATATTCAAACCCGTTCATGGCACGGCTCGTTGCAGTCCCTGGCCTGGTTTATCCGCTATTGGCGCGATAATTTCTCTGCCTCTTACGATCTGAACCGGGTCTTTCTTATCGATAGCCAAAGCCAGTGTGTAGCCGATTTCGGCCTGCGTAATATGCCGCTGGAGCGGGAAAGTACCCGCCAGGTTCTGCACGATCGCATTTTGAAATATCGCAATATGCCCATTGATGAGCGTAGCGGCAGCCTGTACTGGATAAGCCCCGGCCCGCGCCCTGGTATGGGGTATTTCTATGCGCTGACCCCGGTTTATCTCAGCGGCAACCAGCAGGCGATGTTGGGTATTGAACAGACTATCCGCATGGATAACTTTATGACCCCAGGCTCGCTACCGATAGGCATCACATTATTTGATGATAACGGTCAACGATTGCTGTCGATGACGGGCGGCGCGGCGCCGATCGACGCTGATGCGCACTGGATGCAGGAGCGTTCGTGGTTTGGTTATTCGTCAGGTTTTAAAGCGCTCATCATGAAAAAAAGCCTGCCGCCATCATCGCTTAACGTCGTTTATTCGGTGCCGGTAGATATTGTTCTTGAGCGGGTGCGGATGCTTATTCTCAATGCCGTGCTGCTTAACCTGATAGCTGCTGCTTTACTATTTACCCTGGTACGTATGTACGAGCGCCGGATCCTGATTCCAGCCGAGCGCGATGCTCAGCGTCTTGGGGAGCACGAGCAGTTCAACCGTAAAATCGTTGCGTCGGCACCGGTCGGGATCTGTATTCTTCGCACGCTGGACGGTACTAATATCCTTAGTAACGAACTGGCGCACAATTACCTGAATATGCTGACCCATGAAGACCGCCAGCGGCTGACAAAACTTATCAGCGACCAGCAGGTCAATGTGGTCGATGTTTTGACCAGCAATAATACCCATCTGCAAATTAGCTTCGTTCACTCCCGTTATCGCAACGAAAACGTGGCTATCTGTGTGCTGGTGGATGTAAGCGCCCGCGTGAAAATGGAAGAGTCGTTGCAGGGGATGGCGCAGGCAGCCGAGCAGGCCAGTCAGTCAAAATCGATGTTCCTCGCAACCGTCAGCCATGAGCTGCGCACGCCGCTTTACGGGATTATCGGTAACCTGGATCTGTTGCAGACTAAAGAGCTGCCTAAAGGGGTAGACCGCCTGGTTACCGCGATGCATAACTCTTCAAGCCTGCTGTTAAAGATTATCAGCGATATTCTCGACTTCTCGAAAATAGAATCTGAGCAGTTGAAAATAGAGCCACGTCCTTTTGCGCCTCGTGAAGTTATGAACCATATCGCGGCTAACTATCTGCCGCTGGTTGTGCGTAAGCAACTCGGCCTTTATTGCTTTATCGAACCAGATGTACCGCAGACCCTGGATGGCGACCCGATGCGCTTGCAGCAGGTTATTTCCAACCTGCTTAGCAACGCCATTAAATTTACTGATGTCGGCTGCATTATTTTGCATGTGTCGGCAGATGAGTTTTATTTGCGAATTGAAGTGCGCGATACCGGCGTAGGGATTGCCGCTAAGGAAGTGGTGAGGCTTTTCGACCCATTCTTCCAGGTGGGTACTGGCGTACAGCGTAACTTCCAGGGTACCGGCCTTGGCCTGGCTATCTGCGAGAAGCTTATCAATATGATGGATGGCGATATTGCGGTTGATTCAGAGCCTGGCATGGGCAGTCGTTTCACTATCCGCATTCCGCTTTATCAGGCTTCAGAGCAGGGTAGTGAAGCGGCGTTAAGCGGTAAAGTATGCCACCTGGCGGTGCGCAACGCATGGCTCAATAGTTACCTGAACCGCTTACTTAAGTACAACAATATTACCGTAGCCGATGCGAGCCTGCTGCCAGCCCCGGACGATGTATTAATTACCGATCAAGCGCCACCACAAAACTGGCCAGGCCTTGCCTGTATTGAATTTAGCCGCCGCCATATCGGTGCCGCAGTAGAGCGGGAACCAGGCCACTGGCTGATGAGTGTAGCGGCTGGCTATGAGCTGGCTACCGTATTGGGGCGTATTTACGCAGTGCCTGTGACTGCCGGAAGCACCATGCCGCAGCTACCGGTCGCTAATGAAGTTCAGGAGCAGCATGACGATCTGCTGATTCTGGTCGTTGACGATCATCCTATTAACCGTCGGTTGCTGGCCGATCAGCTGGGATCGCTGGGTTATCAGTGTAAAACTGCGAATGATGGGGTTGATGCTCTGAGCGTGCTGGAGAAACATGCCATCGACATCGTGCTGACGGACGTGAACATGCCAAATATGGATGGGTATCGCCTGACGCAACGTATTCGTGAAATGGGCATGACCTTACCGGTTATTGGCGTAACGGCAAATGCTCTGGCTGAAGAGCGTCAGCGTTGCCTGGAGTCTGGGATGGATAGCTGCCTGTCGAAGCCGGTCACGCTGGACGTTATACGCAGTACTCTTGCCGGGTGGGTGAAAAAGGTACGCGCCAGCCGGGCTGACGAACAAAAAACCTAA
- the rcsB gene encoding transcriptional regulatory protein RcsB produces the protein MNVIIADDHPIVLFGIRKSLEQIEWINVVGEFEDSTTLINSLPKLDAQVLITDLSMPGDKYGDGITLIKYIKRHFPSLSIIVLTMNNNPAILSAVLELDIEGIVLKQGAPADLPKALAALQKGKKFTPESVSRLLEKISAGGYGDKRLSPKESEVLRLFAEGFLVTEIARKLNRSIKTISSQKKSAMMKLGVDNDIALLNYLSSVSISSSDSEKEE, from the coding sequence ATGAACGTCATTATTGCCGATGATCATCCGATTGTGCTGTTCGGGATTCGTAAATCTCTGGAGCAGATCGAGTGGATCAATGTCGTAGGTGAGTTTGAAGACTCTACGACACTTATTAATAGCCTGCCAAAACTTGATGCGCAGGTGCTGATTACCGACCTGTCGATGCCTGGCGATAAATATGGCGATGGCATTACGCTTATAAAATATATCAAGCGCCACTTTCCGTCGCTGTCGATTATTGTGCTGACTATGAACAATAACCCGGCAATTCTTAGCGCGGTGCTGGAACTGGATATCGAAGGGATTGTACTGAAACAGGGGGCCCCTGCCGATCTTCCTAAAGCGCTGGCAGCGCTGCAAAAAGGGAAGAAATTCACGCCGGAAAGCGTGTCCCGCCTGCTGGAAAAAATTAGCGCAGGCGGTTACGGGGATAAGCGCCTGTCACCAAAAGAGAGCGAAGTACTGCGCCTGTTTGCTGAAGGCTTCCTGGTAACGGAAATCGCCCGCAAGCTTAACCGCAGCATCAAAACTATCAGTAGCCAGAAGAAGTCAGCCATGATGAAACTGGGCGTTGATAACGATATCGCACTGCTCAACTATCTCTCTTCAGTCAGCATTTCATCGTCAGATTCTGAAAAAGAAGAGTAA
- the rcsD gene encoding phosphotransferase RcsD, with protein sequence MIPKKFNLKPGKLTRYFLVLIVVLLVTMGVLVQSSVNTWLRDKSYQLADISRSIHKRIDTYRYVTWQVYDSVAAGASPSTDGALQESRLRQNIYYLEKPHRKTEALIVGDHDSTTLDMGQRLSAYLDILWGAESAPWSMYYLNGQDNSMLLVSTLPLKDLSSSLKESGLESMLDARKSELLQQANALDERESFSELRRLSWQNGRYITLRTTFNQPGHLATVVAFDMPINDLIPPEMPVDNFRLDETDASDSGSSPSKDGPSSVSVAFNGTGLEISAPLSTTQLQLIWQVPFASLLADTLQSILLPLLLNIGLLALALFGYTTFRNPEPRPDVPGGQDDNRLQRLRALNEEIVALLPLGLIVQDMEANRTVLSNAIADQLLPHLNLQNIAALADRHQGVIQATVNNELYEIRQFSSQISPRLQIFVIRDQDKEILVNKKLRQAQRLYEKNQQGRTAFMHHIGHALKAPAERLLSICTGEDAPAAPEIREQSARLARLVDEIALLTTLEDNSWPENISRFTLQDAIDEVVPQVLPAVKRKGLQLLINNSVPDASARHADRTALQTIVRLLIEYSVITTAIGKIVLDITADETDPTRVTLRILDTGHGINHDEIDNLHFPFLNPTSSDDVANANGLTFYLCNQLARKLGGHLSIKSREDLGTRYSVHLVLPQDSEAETKAAAETDGEQEGLLEGVVAMVDVTANEVRQIVTRQMESWGADCITPDERQSCQDFDLFITDNPSNLTSSGLLLSDDEDSVRQIGPGQYRVNFNISHVMLNAVLQLIEEQLVAESVTPPAAGTDESAQLHASGYYALFVDTVPEDVEKLYTESATGDFTALAQTAHRLKGVFAMLNLEPGKRLCETLEHHIRDKDASAIEKFISDIDAYVKTLL encoded by the coding sequence ATGATCCCCAAAAAATTTAACCTGAAGCCCGGCAAACTCACCCGTTACTTCCTGGTGCTAATAGTTGTACTGCTCGTCACTATGGGCGTTCTGGTACAAAGCAGCGTAAACACCTGGCTGCGTGATAAAAGCTATCAGCTGGCCGACATTTCGCGTTCCATTCATAAACGTATTGATACTTATCGCTATGTAACCTGGCAGGTGTATGACAGCGTTGCCGCCGGAGCCTCTCCTTCTACTGATGGCGCTCTTCAGGAGTCGCGACTGCGTCAAAACATCTATTACCTGGAGAAGCCGCATCGTAAAACCGAAGCTTTGATCGTGGGCGACCACGACTCGACGACGCTGGATATGGGGCAGCGGCTATCGGCATATCTGGATATTTTGTGGGGGGCAGAGTCGGCTCCGTGGTCGATGTATTACCTCAACGGCCAGGATAACAGCATGCTGCTGGTTTCCACGCTGCCACTCAAAGATCTGTCATCAAGTCTGAAAGAGTCCGGGCTGGAAAGCATGCTCGATGCCAGAAAGTCTGAGTTACTCCAGCAGGCCAATGCATTAGATGAGCGTGAAAGCTTCTCCGAACTACGGCGTTTAAGCTGGCAGAATGGCCGCTATATCACTCTGCGTACTACCTTCAATCAGCCGGGGCATCTGGCTACCGTAGTCGCTTTCGATATGCCAATTAACGATCTTATTCCGCCTGAAATGCCGGTGGATAATTTCCGTCTGGATGAAACCGATGCATCCGATAGCGGCTCCAGCCCATCAAAAGATGGGCCATCCAGCGTTTCGGTTGCCTTTAACGGTACCGGCCTTGAGATTTCCGCACCACTCAGCACGACCCAGCTCCAGCTAATATGGCAGGTGCCTTTTGCCAGCCTGCTGGCCGATACGCTGCAAAGCATTTTACTGCCGCTGCTGCTAAATATTGGCCTGTTGGCCCTGGCTTTGTTTGGCTATACCACGTTCCGTAACCCGGAACCGCGCCCGGATGTCCCCGGCGGCCAGGACGATAACCGCCTGCAGCGGCTGCGTGCATTAAATGAAGAGATAGTCGCCCTGCTCCCTCTCGGGCTTATTGTTCAGGATATGGAAGCTAACCGCACGGTGCTCAGCAATGCCATTGCCGATCAGTTATTACCACATCTGAACTTACAGAATATCGCGGCCCTGGCCGATCGCCATCAGGGGGTGATTCAGGCTACGGTGAATAACGAACTGTATGAAATCCGCCAGTTCAGCAGCCAGATATCGCCGCGCCTGCAAATCTTCGTTATTCGCGATCAGGATAAAGAGATCCTGGTGAACAAAAAGCTACGCCAGGCACAGCGACTATATGAAAAGAACCAGCAGGGACGTACTGCATTTATGCACCATATCGGCCATGCGCTCAAAGCGCCCGCCGAACGTCTGCTGAGTATTTGTACCGGTGAGGATGCGCCTGCAGCCCCAGAAATTCGCGAGCAGTCGGCGCGTCTGGCACGTCTGGTTGATGAAATAGCCCTGCTGACCACGCTCGAAGACAACAGCTGGCCTGAAAATATCAGCCGCTTTACTCTCCAGGATGCCATTGATGAGGTAGTGCCTCAAGTCCTGCCAGCGGTTAAACGCAAAGGGTTACAGCTGTTGATTAATAACAGCGTGCCGGATGCTTCAGCGCGCCATGCCGACCGAACCGCATTGCAGACGATTGTTCGCCTGCTGATTGAATATTCGGTAATCACCACCGCTATTGGCAAGATCGTGCTGGATATTACTGCCGATGAAACCGATCCAACGCGCGTTACGCTGCGTATTCTGGATACCGGGCATGGTATTAATCACGATGAGATAGATAATCTGCACTTCCCATTCCTTAATCCAACCAGTTCTGACGATGTGGCGAATGCCAACGGGCTGACATTTTATCTGTGTAACCAGCTGGCCCGTAAACTTGGTGGCCACCTGAGTATTAAATCACGCGAGGATTTAGGCACCCGTTACAGCGTACACCTGGTTCTGCCGCAGGATAGCGAAGCCGAAACCAAAGCGGCGGCCGAAACGGATGGTGAACAGGAAGGACTGCTGGAAGGCGTAGTCGCCATGGTTGACGTTACCGCAAACGAAGTGCGCCAGATTGTCACCCGTCAAATGGAAAGCTGGGGTGCGGATTGTATTACTCCGGATGAAAGGCAAAGCTGTCAAGATTTTGATCTCTTTATTACCGATAATCCGTCTAATCTTACATCTTCTGGCCTGCTTCTCAGCGATGATGAGGATAGCGTGCGCCAGATAGGCCCGGGGCAGTATCGGGTGAATTTTAACATCAGCCACGTAATGCTAAATGCCGTGTTGCAGCTTATCGAAGAACAACTGGTAGCTGAAAGCGTGACTCCTCCCGCAGCGGGTACGGATGAAAGCGCACAGCTCCACGCCAGCGGCTATTATGCCCTGTTTGTCGATACGGTTCCGGAAGATGTTGAGAAACTGTATACTGAATCCGCAACAGGCGATTTTACCGCACTGGCTCAGACGGCTCACCGCCTGAAAGGTGTGTTTGCCATGCTTAACCTGGAGCCAGGTAAGCGGTTATGTGAAACGCTGGAGCATCACATCCGTGATAAGGATGCCTCGGCCATAGAGAAATTTATCAGTGACATTGACGCTTACGTCAAAACGTTACTGTAG
- a CDS encoding phosphoporin PhoE, which translates to MKVKVLSLLVPALLVAGSASAAEIYNKDGNKLDLYGKVTGLHYFSDNKGDDGDQTYMRLGFKGETQISDQLTGYGQWEYQIQGNTSENSNGNKNWTRVAFAGLRFGDAGSFDYGRNYGVIYDVSSWTDVLPEFGGDTYGGDNFMFARGNGMATYRNSDFFGLVDGLDFALQYQGHNGGSGRGEGDDNNQTNNPRDLQRQNGDSFGGSLTYDMSDYVDGLSFGAAIASAKRTSEQNRPDVQGNGDNATAYTGGIKYDANNVYLAAMYTQAYNAIRAGNGSYGLDGFANKAQNFEVVAQYQFDFGLRPSVAYLQSKGKDLDHYGDQDLVKYVEVGASYYFNKNMSTYVDYKINLLDDNRYTRENGVSTDNIVALGLTYQF; encoded by the coding sequence ATGAAAGTTAAAGTACTGTCTCTGCTGGTACCGGCATTGCTGGTTGCCGGTTCTGCAAGTGCGGCCGAAATTTATAACAAGGACGGCAATAAATTAGATCTGTACGGTAAAGTGACCGGTCTGCACTATTTCTCCGATAACAAAGGTGATGATGGTGACCAGACTTACATGCGTCTCGGTTTCAAAGGCGAGACTCAGATCTCTGACCAGCTGACCGGTTACGGCCAGTGGGAATACCAGATTCAGGGCAACACCTCTGAGAACAGCAATGGCAACAAAAACTGGACTCGTGTGGCCTTTGCCGGTCTGCGCTTCGGTGATGCTGGTTCCTTCGATTACGGTCGTAACTACGGCGTAATCTACGACGTCAGCTCCTGGACCGACGTGCTGCCAGAATTCGGTGGCGACACCTACGGCGGCGACAACTTCATGTTTGCCCGTGGTAACGGTATGGCGACCTACCGTAATAGCGATTTCTTTGGCCTGGTTGATGGCCTGGACTTCGCTCTTCAATATCAGGGTCATAACGGTGGCTCTGGCCGCGGTGAAGGTGACGATAATAACCAGACCAACAACCCACGCGATCTGCAGCGTCAGAACGGCGACAGCTTCGGCGGCTCTCTGACCTATGACATGAGCGATTATGTTGATGGTCTGAGCTTTGGTGCTGCGATTGCTTCTGCTAAGCGTACCTCCGAGCAGAACCGCCCTGATGTCCAGGGTAATGGCGATAACGCAACTGCATATACTGGCGGTATCAAATACGACGCTAATAACGTTTACCTGGCTGCAATGTATACCCAGGCTTATAACGCTATTCGTGCTGGCAATGGCAGCTACGGTTTAGATGGCTTTGCTAACAAAGCCCAGAACTTTGAAGTGGTTGCACAGTACCAGTTCGATTTCGGCCTGCGTCCTTCCGTAGCTTACCTGCAGTCTAAAGGTAAAGACCTGGATCATTACGGCGACCAGGATCTGGTTAAGTATGTTGAAGTTGGCGCAAGCTACTACTTCAACAAAAACATGTCTACCTACGTTGACTACAAAATCAACCTGCTGGATGACAACCGCTACACCCGTGAAAACGGCGTGAGCACCGATAACATCGTTGCCCTGGGCCTGACTTATCAGTTCTAA